The proteins below are encoded in one region of Penaeus chinensis breed Huanghai No. 1 chromosome 25, ASM1920278v2, whole genome shotgun sequence:
- the LOC125038482 gene encoding piggyBac transposable element-derived protein 4-like isoform X1: MKGWEDTTVRELRSFVGLRLLMGLHGKRRCQRDLWSTDPLMCSSVFPKTMSRDRFDILSSALHFANNEGEHSAEDWLWKLRPVIDVLDSTYRSVFVPRKNVTVDESLWAFKGRHQALQYNPSKRARRGLKVYKLCSSDGPEAGYTAAFNIYIGQDRGEFPASMKAVDDLMKKAKLLDKGYQLYTDNWYSSPTLFHYLQARKTTAVGTVRVNRKGMPSGLQASRGHIDFRSSKTGMLCLQWLDKRPVTMLSTAHTSKVVTLPPNRRGVERSKPEVVVSYNNGMKGVDLSDQLAQSYPATKKTVKWYKKVFFYLLDMTTINALAVHRALGGKMPQWKFRTELVRELLQRGGRPASFRRNPPQNQPEEDPQQAHMPVDTPFRRWRRCALCWRNHRRRKETRVMCSHCSVSLCPAPCFQAYHT; the protein is encoded by the exons ATGAAGGGGTGGGAGGACACAACGGTGCGGGAGCTCCGCTCATTTGTCGGCCTTAGGTTACTCATGGGCCTTCATGGGAAGAGGAGGTGCCAGAGGGACCTTTGGTCGACGGACCCGTTGATGTGCTCGTCGGTGTTCCCCAAGACCATGTCCAGGGACCGCTTCGACATCCTTTCCTCCGCCCTCCACTTCGCTAACAACGAAGGGGAGCACAGCGCGGAGGACTGGTTGTGGAAGCTGCGCCCTGTGATTGACGTCTTGGACTCGACGTACCGTTCCGTCTTCGTCCCCAGAAAAAACGTGACCGTCGACGAGAGCTTGTGGGCCTTCAAGGGGAGGCATCAGGCCCTTCAgtacaaccctagcaagaggGCTAGGAGGGGCCTGAAGGTCTACAAGCTGTGTTCGTCCGACGGTCCAGAGGCAGGGTATACGGCGGCCTTCAATATTTACATAGGGCAGGATCGCGGCGAGTTTCCGGCGAGTATGAAGGCCGTCGACGACCTGATGAAGAAGGCAAAGCTGCTCGACAAGGGGTATCAGTTGTACACAGACAACTGGTATTCCTCCCCGACTCTCTTCCACTATCTGCAGGCCCGGAAGACTACCGCCGTTGGCACAGTACGTGTCAACAGGAAGGGTATGCCCTCGGGCCTGCAGGCGAGTCGGGGACACATCGACTTCCGGAGTAGCAAAACCGGAATGCTTTGCCTGCAATGGTTAGACAAGCGTCCTGTGACAATGCTATCCACTGCCCACACATCAAAGGTCGTTACCCTGCCTCCCAACCGCCGAGGGGTGGAGAGGTCGAAGCCCGAGGTCGTTGTCAGCTACAACAACGGCATGAAGGGCGTCGACCTCTCGGATCAGCTGGCGCAGTCATATCCAGCAACCAAGAAGACCGTAAAGTGGTACAAAAAGGTATTTTTTTACCTGCTGGATATGACGACCATCAATGCGCTGGCTGTCCACCGGGCCCTTGGCGGAAAGATGCCTCAATGGAAGTTCCGTACGGAATTAGTTCGGGAATTGCTGCAGCGAG gTGGCCGACCTGCCTCCTTCCGGCGGAACCCTCCTCAGAACCAACCTGAGGAGGATCCCCAGCAGGCGCACATGCCAGTCGACACCCCATTCCGGAGGTGGCGGAGATGTGCGCTCTGCTGGAGGAACCACCGGCGCCGGAAGGAGACCAGAGTCATGTGTTCCCACTGCAGCGTTTCCCTATGTCCCGCACCCTGCTTCCAGGCATACCATACCtga
- the LOC125038482 gene encoding piggyBac transposable element-derived protein 4-like isoform X2: protein MKGWEDTTVRELRSFVGLRLLMGLHGKRRCQRDLWSTDPLMCSSVFPKTMSRDRFDILSSALHFANNEGEHSAEDWLWKLRPVIDVLDSTYRSVFVPRKNVTVDESLWAFKGRHQALQYNPSKRARRGLKVYKLCSSDGPEAGYTAAFNIYIGQDRGEFPASMKAVDRKGMPSGLQASRGHIDFRSSKTGMLCLQWLDKRPVTMLSTAHTSKVVTLPPNRRGVERSKPEVVVSYNNGMKGVDLSDQLAQSYPATKKTVKWYKKVFFYLLDMTTINALAVHRALGGKMPQWKFRTELVRELLQRGGRPASFRRNPPQNQPEEDPQQAHMPVDTPFRRWRRCALCWRNHRRRKETRVMCSHCSVSLCPAPCFQAYHT from the exons ATGAAGGGGTGGGAGGACACAACGGTGCGGGAGCTCCGCTCATTTGTCGGCCTTAGGTTACTCATGGGCCTTCATGGGAAGAGGAGGTGCCAGAGGGACCTTTGGTCGACGGACCCGTTGATGTGCTCGTCGGTGTTCCCCAAGACCATGTCCAGGGACCGCTTCGACATCCTTTCCTCCGCCCTCCACTTCGCTAACAACGAAGGGGAGCACAGCGCGGAGGACTGGTTGTGGAAGCTGCGCCCTGTGATTGACGTCTTGGACTCGACGTACCGTTCCGTCTTCGTCCCCAGAAAAAACGTGACCGTCGACGAGAGCTTGTGGGCCTTCAAGGGGAGGCATCAGGCCCTTCAgtacaaccctagcaagaggGCTAGGAGGGGCCTGAAGGTCTACAAGCTGTGTTCGTCCGACGGTCCAGAGGCAGGGTATACGGCGGCCTTCAATATTTACATAGGGCAGGATCGCGGCGAGTTTCCGGCGAGTATGAAGGCCGTCG ACAGGAAGGGTATGCCCTCGGGCCTGCAGGCGAGTCGGGGACACATCGACTTCCGGAGTAGCAAAACCGGAATGCTTTGCCTGCAATGGTTAGACAAGCGTCCTGTGACAATGCTATCCACTGCCCACACATCAAAGGTCGTTACCCTGCCTCCCAACCGCCGAGGGGTGGAGAGGTCGAAGCCCGAGGTCGTTGTCAGCTACAACAACGGCATGAAGGGCGTCGACCTCTCGGATCAGCTGGCGCAGTCATATCCAGCAACCAAGAAGACCGTAAAGTGGTACAAAAAGGTATTTTTTTACCTGCTGGATATGACGACCATCAATGCGCTGGCTGTCCACCGGGCCCTTGGCGGAAAGATGCCTCAATGGAAGTTCCGTACGGAATTAGTTCGGGAATTGCTGCAGCGAG gTGGCCGACCTGCCTCCTTCCGGCGGAACCCTCCTCAGAACCAACCTGAGGAGGATCCCCAGCAGGCGCACATGCCAGTCGACACCCCATTCCGGAGGTGGCGGAGATGTGCGCTCTGCTGGAGGAACCACCGGCGCCGGAAGGAGACCAGAGTCATGTGTTCCCACTGCAGCGTTTCCCTATGTCCCGCACCCTGCTTCCAGGCATACCATACCtga